A region from the Salvia splendens isolate huo1 chromosome 15, SspV2, whole genome shotgun sequence genome encodes:
- the LOC121767614 gene encoding MLP-like protein 28 — MAQLHKLELQTPIASSPHKFFDIYHSKTYLMPSICPDKLRSVQVLEGDGKSLGSVRLWTYVMGVPVIATDKIVALDEVNKLITFELIDGEVTKYFKSFKATLEAGGVNTVKWSVEYDKANEDVPHPHSHLQFLGTMAKDIDAYLLKQK; from the exons ATGGCTCAACTTCATAAACTCGAGCTCCAAACCCCAATAGCATCATCACCCCATAAATTCTTCGATATTTACCACAGCAAAACCTACCTCATGCCCTCAATTTGCCCCGACAAGCTGCGAAGCGTTCAAGTGCTCGAAGGAGACGGAAAGAGCCTCGGCTCCGTTAGGCTCTGGACTTATGTCATGG GTGTTCCTGTGATTGCTACGGACAAGATCGTGGCACTGGACGAAGTGAATAAGTTGATCACGTTTGAGCTCATCGACGGAGAGGTTaccaagtacttcaaaagcttCAAAGCGACACTCGAAGCTGGAGGTGTGAATACAGTGAAATGGAGTGTGGAATATGACAAGGCTAATGAAGATGTGCCTCATCCACACTCTCATCTTCAATTTCTTGGGACCATGGCCAAAGACATTGATGCTTACCTtctcaaacaaaaataa
- the LOC121767533 gene encoding protein RBL-like, producing MKAPIIDPLQGDFPEVIEEYLEYGVMKCIAFNRRGNLLAAGCSDGSCIIWDFETRGIAKELKDKDCAVAITSVSWSKYGHCILAAAVDKSLTLWDVVKGERMAQTVLQQTPLRACLHPGFSNPSICLACPLSSAPMIVDLLTATTIVLPVSLSDIGNGATPPSSNKIPDGSAPFSPAIACFSKYGDLVYVGNSKGEILIIDGVSIKIRGMFSIPGSALIKNIAFSRSGQYLLTNSNDRIIRIYENLLPLKGGHEVLDRANQESIEQDEVQRLKHAGSEALALFREFQDLITKVHWKAPYFSGDGEWVAGGSASKGEHKIYIWDMDRRLAKILEGPKETLLDLAWHPVKPIIASVSLTGIVYLWAKDCTENWSAFAPDFRELEENEEYVEREDEFDLVPETEKVKELDIYEDRDIDIVTVEEGDFALSDSDMSQEEIFVI from the exons ATGAAAGCTCCCATTATTG ATCCACTACAGGGTGATTTTCCAGAAGTAATAGAGGAGTATTTGGAGTATGGTGTTATGAAATGTATTGCATTTAATCGCCGTGGAAACCTTCTTGCTG CTGGGTGCTCCGACGGAAGTTGTATCATATGGGATTTTGAAACCAGAGGCATTGCTAAAGAATTAAAAGATAAGGACTGTGCTGTGGCAATAACAAGTGTTTCTTGGTCCAAGTATGGCCACTGCATACTAGCTGCAGCTGTAGATAAGTCGCTGACTCTTTGGGATGTTGTCAAAGGAGAGAGAATGGCTCAAACTGTACTACAACAAACGCCTTTGCGTGCTTGTCTCCATCCTGGTTTTTCCAACCCGTCAATTTGCTTAGCTTGTCCTCTGTCATCAGCCCCAATGATTGTCGACTTGCTTACAGCGACCACAATTGTGCTTCCTGTGTCATTGTCTGACATAGGAAATGGTGCCACCCCTCCATCTAGTAATAAAATTCCAGATGGATCTGCTCCTTTTTCACCTGCTATTGCGTGCTTCAGCAAGTATGGCGATTTGGTGTACGTGGGAAATTCCAAAGGAGAGATACTAATTATTGATGGTGTAAGCATCAAAATACGTGGTATGTTTTCTATACCAGGGAGCGCACTGATAAAGAATATTGCATTTAGCAGAAGTGGACAATATCTTCTGACAAACTCAAATGATAGAATTATCAGAATCTATGAAAACCTTTTGCCATTGAAAGGCGGGCATGAAGTGCTGGACAGAGCAAACCAGGAATCCATTGAGCAAGATGAAGTACAAAGACTGAAGCATGCAGGATCAGAGGCTCTAGCTCTTTTCCGGGAGTTTCAGGATTTAATCACCAAAGTGCATTGGAAAGCACCATATTTTAGTGGTGACGGAGAGTGGGTTGCTGGAGGTTCTGCTAGCAAAGGAGAGCATAAGATCTATATATGGGACATGGATCGGCGTCTTGCTAAAATTCTGGAGGGTCCAAAAGAAACATTGCTAGATTTGGCCTGGCATCCTGTCAAACCTATAATTGCTTCCGTTTCCTTGACTGGAATCGTTTATTTGTGGGCGAAGGACTGTACTGAGAACTGGAGTGCATTTGCTCCAGATTTTAGAGAGCTCGAGGAAAATGAGGAATATGTGGAACGAGAAGATGAGTTTGATTTGGTGCCTGAAACAGAGAAA GTGAAAGAGTTGGATATCTACGAAGACAGAGACATTGATATTGTGACAGTCGAGGAAGGAGATTTTGCCTTGAGTGATTCAGACATGTCACAGGAAGAAATATTTGTCATCTAA